The following is a genomic window from Thioclava electrotropha.
AGAGGAAATCTGATGGATCACAACACCATCGCCCTTTTGATGTTCTCGACGATGCTGCTGATGATGCTGACCGGTCAGCGCGTCTTCGGCGCGATCGGTTTCGTCGCCGTAGTCGCGGCGTTCTGGCTCTGGGGGCCGGGCGGTACGCAGATGGGCTTCGGCTCGGTCATGAAGCTGATGAAATGGACGCCGCTTCTGACGCTGCCGATGTTCGTCTACATGGGCTACGTGATGTCCGAGAGCCGTCTGGCCGAAGACCTCTATCGGATGTTCCACGTCTGGTTCGGGCCATTACCGGGCGGCCTCGCCATCGGGACGATCATGCTGATGGTGATGATCTCGGTGATGAACGGTCTGTCGGTCGCGGGCATGGCCATTGGGGCGACGATCGCGCTGCCGGAACTGCTGCGCCGGAACTACGACAAGCTGATGATCTCGGGTGTCATTCAGGCGGGGTCGTCCTTGGGCATCCTGATCCCGCCCTCGGTCGTGCTGGTGCTGTTCTCGCTGATCGCGCGCCAGCCGGTGTCGGAGCTGTGGCTGGCAGGTGCGGTGCCGGGGCTGCTGATGGCCACGCTTTTCGTCGCCTATATCGTGATCCGCTGCAAAATGAACCCGGACCTCGCGCCGCCGATGGATGCGGAAGAGCGCGCCATGATCACCATGCGCGAGAAGCTGCGCCTTCTGCGCGCGGGCCTGATGCCGGTCTTCATCTTCGTTGCGATGATGGTGCCTTTCCTGAAGGGCTGGGCGAGCCTGACCGAAGCCTCGGTGATCGGCGCGCTGGCGGCCGTCTTCGCGGCGGCGATCAAGCGGCGCTTCACCTGGCAGGTCTTCAAGGTTTCGACCGAGAACACGCTCAAGATCACCGTGATGTTCATGCTGATCATCACCGCGGCGCTCTCCTTCGGGGCGGTGTTCGACGGTCTTGGCGCGGGCCGCGCGATCGAGGATTTCTTCACCGACAGCCTCGGCCTCGGCCCGTGGCAGATCCTGATCCTGATGCAGCTGAGCTTCCTCGTGATGGGGATGTTCCTCGACGACACGGCGATGCTGGTGATCGTGGCCCCGGTCTATGTCTCGCTCGCCCGGCATCTGGGCTTCGACATGATCTGGTACGGTGTCCTTTATACCATCACCTGTCAGGTTGCCTATCTCACGCCGCCCTTCGGCTATAACCTGTTCCTGATGAAGGCGATGGCGCCGAAGGATTTCACCCTGCCGGTGATCTACGCCTCGGTGATCCCCTTCGTGGGCGTGATGGTCCTGACGCTGATCCTCGTAATGATCTTTCCGCAGCTGGCGCTCTGGCTGCCGCATGCGGTGCTTGGAAGATAACCATAACCCGGAAAAACCGGGATCAACCAACAAGGAGAGAGAGTGATGACGACAAGAAGACAGTTCCTCACCACCGGTGCGGTGGGTGCGGCTGCGGCGGGCCTTGCGGCCCCGGCCGTCGCGCAGACCACACCGATCAAGTGGCGTATGCAGACCTATGCCGGCCCCGCGCTGGCCGAACAGGTCGTGGACAATTGCATCAAGACCTTCAACGAAATCGCCGATGGCGAGATGGAGATCGAACTTTACTACGCCGACCAGCTGGTGCCGACCTCCGAGCTGTTCCGCGCGATGCAGTCGGGCACGATCGACGCCGTGCAATCCGACGATGACTCGATGGCCTCGCCCACCGAAGTCACCGTCTTCGGCGGCTATTTCCCCTTCGGCCTGCGCTACTCGCTCGATGTGCCGACGCTGTTTAACGAATGGGGTCTCAACGAGATCTGGGACGAGCAGTATTCGGCCGTCGGTGTGAAGCACATCTCGGCGGGCTCGTGGGATCCGTGCAACTTCGCGATGAAAGAGCCGGTGAAGTCGCTCGACGATCTCAACGGCAAGCGGGTCTTCACCTTCCCGACCGCCGGGCGCTTCCTCGCGCAATTCGGCGTCGTGCCG
Proteins encoded in this region:
- a CDS encoding TRAP transporter large permease, translating into MDHNTIALLMFSTMLLMMLTGQRVFGAIGFVAVVAAFWLWGPGGTQMGFGSVMKLMKWTPLLTLPMFVYMGYVMSESRLAEDLYRMFHVWFGPLPGGLAIGTIMLMVMISVMNGLSVAGMAIGATIALPELLRRNYDKLMISGVIQAGSSLGILIPPSVVLVLFSLIARQPVSELWLAGAVPGLLMATLFVAYIVIRCKMNPDLAPPMDAEERAMITMREKLRLLRAGLMPVFIFVAMMVPFLKGWASLTEASVIGALAAVFAAAIKRRFTWQVFKVSTENTLKITVMFMLIITAALSFGAVFDGLGAGRAIEDFFTDSLGLGPWQILILMQLSFLVMGMFLDDTAMLVIVAPVYVSLARHLGFDMIWYGVLYTITCQVAYLTPPFGYNLFLMKAMAPKDFTLPVIYASVIPFVGVMVLTLILVMIFPQLALWLPHAVLGR
- a CDS encoding TRAP transporter substrate-binding protein encodes the protein MTTRRQFLTTGAVGAAAAGLAAPAVAQTTPIKWRMQTYAGPALAEQVVDNCIKTFNEIADGEMEIELYYADQLVPTSELFRAMQSGTIDAVQSDDDSMASPTEVTVFGGYFPFGLRYSLDVPTLFNEWGLNEIWDEQYSAVGVKHISAGSWDPCNFAMKEPVKSLDDLNGKRVFTFPTAGRFLAQFGVVPVTIPWEDVEVALQTGELDGVAWSGITEDYTSGWGKNAPYFLTNNISGAWIGHFFANMDRWNEVPDRLKTLMKTCFDQSHYHRQYWYWSGEAKLRVEGTDMELTTIPDAEWQKVEDAAHKFWDEIAAESELKAKVVDIFKKYNATMAKAGPPYRCG